The genome window TCgctttttaattttttacttcAGACCCTTCCCCCTTTCGTCTCtcgcaacccccccccctccctccccccaccgcTCAGTGACAGTGTGTCAGTTCCAAGCAGCTGCATAGAAGATGTGAGTATCAATGCAGGGCTTCCTCTTTTTTACTTATTCTATAAAAAATGGATATTCACTAAACATGATTTATTCTAATATGTTGAGTATTTCTATCATGTTGTCAGGCTTTTTCTATGCTCTATTGATTTGTTCTAGCTTAATGTATTTTGCTGACGCAAGTCTTTTTCCGTCACAGCAGCTCTGAATAATGGATCTCGTCTACTGTAGTTGATTACCCTCAGTCCTCTTCTGGGCTTCAAAAGAAATTCATTTTTTGCTTGATTATTTTAATTAATAATTGGCTTATTTCAGCTGAAATTATGTTTTCTTTCTTTATTCCATGGGTTTTGAACCGTATGGTTCTAGGGACTTCCAGGTTATCAAATGTCTGTGAAGTATTAGAAAATCAATATCAATGTGAACTGATTGGTCTGAGATGTTTGTCTTCTTCTCCTGTTACAGTAGGACATACAGTAGGGTACTACGCATGACATCTGGGATGAGACTGTCCTGCAACTGCAGTATAGAACAAGTTCATGCCTTTCAAATGATGGCTATATTCTTCATATTCATATATATATGGTGGATGGAATGGTTGCCTCTACTGTATATTTTACTAATTTCAATAGTCTTAGTCAGGACCAACACCCCCAGATGAGTCCATGGAGGCTGTCTGTGTTAGAAcgctccccctctcacccctcccctttctctcaccacccctcctccccctctctttacccTTCTGAACCAAATTAGTTGTTTTAATCCTtctgccttttctctctcctctccttttattCCATTTCTCCTTATCCTTCTCTCTTaaccctctctcccgttctctatCTCTACAGCCTCCTCTTACTTTTCTTTTGGCctttcctctcatcctcctcttcttcttattTCCCTCTTGCTTAatctgacactctctctctctctttctgtctctctcccccctctctcgctctctcccccatctctctctctctctctctctctctctctctctctctctctctctctctctctctctctctctctctctctctctctctctctctctctctctctctctctctctctctctctctctctctctctcagggaggcATCTATCCCATGTACAACTCTGACTTTATCCCCTTTATTCTCCCCACCAACAGCTTTTCTCCCTTCTGTACCTCATCATtcatctttcttcctctcccccaTGCTGCATCGCATTAGTGAAAACCAAGACTGTTCTCAGGGCATTCTCCCAATATTCTATGAAAGTCATTTCTGTTAGTCAAAACCGGCAGACCTGCCCCGAGAACAGTCTTGATTTCTACAAATGCGATACAGCCTCTCCAatactcttcctctccctcttcccctctctggctTCCAATTCTGTTCTTTATCTCATATCccttctttcctcctcctcctcctcctcctctttcccctctcctcattaTACTTGCCCTTCTGTACTTTTGAACTTTTAATCTGAATCTCTTTTATCACTGAGTACTGTTATCAAggctttttttgttttgtttttttgttttagttCCAACACCTCTAAAATGTGGTTGTTTCAGTTTCCACTTAACTCACGACTGCTAAATTATTGTAATGTAAAAAAAGTCTTACCCTTCCTCATCTCCCTCTTCccgtctccctccttccccctctcctatccCTCGCACctcccatctcttctcctctccgtcccttcctccctctctccccttcccagGTCTGCCCCAGATGCTGCTCCTCCAGCTGGACCTCCCGGAGCCCCAGGGGCCCCAGGAGCAGACGGAGCCCCAGGTGGAGggcccccaccccctcctcccaaCACCTCCAGCAACCGCAGGCTACAACAGACACAAGCCCAAGTGGAGGAGGTGAGCTAGTGTGACACGCACATACAGTACCAACCAACCTGCTCCGGGCTTCGATACCATGCTCCTAACAGGACTCCCACTCTTGCCAAACCATATAGTACAACATTTTAAACTACAGCAAGTAGCTAGCTTGTCAATCTGGGATTGACGTCACAGCGTGAGACAACTAGCAACAATTAGGCCAGATCTGGGCTGCATTTCCAGTTGCTCCCTCCTCTCTGCACTCGTTCACTCTCCTTGGTGTAAGCAATAGCGCCACCTAGTTTCCCCCATTTTGCTTTCATCTATCCAATTCAATGAAATGGGGGAATGAGGGCAGAAGTAACGGAGCAACCTTCTGGAATGAAGTACGGTCATGAGTCAAGCTGTAGAAACAGAGCTAACAGAAAAGGAAAGGACATCTTTGTGACATTCTTTGATTGTTGGGAAATCTAAAAATAGAGTAGCagagtctactctactctacaatgcagtttgatttgttttacgATTAATTCCAGTAATGTTTTAGCTATGCAGTCTTTGTCAGGGTGAGGCTTTCTGGGATCATCATGATATTCCATCAACCTGACAACATGAATTTGTTATTTTAttgatgtgtgtttgtggtgtgtgcaTAATGAATGAAGCGCTGAGAAATGTTGTAACAACTATTCCAAAATACAATACCCACGATAACAATTTGGATAGCATACTATACAATATGGCTAGCATATGATACAGCATGGCTAGCATACGATACAACATGGCTAGCATACGATACAACATAGCTAGCATACGATACAACATAGCTAGCATACGATACAACATAGCTAGCATACGATACAACATAGCTAGCATACGATACAACATAGCTAGCATACGATACAACATGGCTAGCATACGATACAACATAGCTAGCATACGATACAACATGGCTAGCATACGATACAACATAGCTAGCATACGATACAACATGGCTAGCATACGATACAACATGGCTGTCTATGATGATGTTTAatatattatatttctatggcgaAAGTTATGTTAGCTATTAACatatagaaaataacatggttgATCAATTTATCTTAGTAATGGACTGCACTGCAGCTTGGGAATGGTTTCATGCTGTATTCAATTGTGTGATGTGGGCTTCTATGGCTCGGGCTGTCAGtaaattctcctctcctctcctctcctctcctctcctctcctctcctctctcctctcctctcctctcctctcctcttctcttccctctcctctcctctcctctcgtctcgtctcgtctcgtcttctcttctctctcctctcctctcctctccccggctccttctctcctctccaggtggTGGATATTATGCGGGTGAATGTGGACAAGGTTCTGGAGAGGGACCAGAAGCTGTCGGAGCTGGATGACAGAGCGGATGCCCTCCAGGCCGGGGCCTCCCAGTTTGAGAGCTGTGCAGCCAAACTAAAGAGCAAATACTGGTGGAAAAACGCAAAGGTAATGACAGTGATCCATGATTATATTGTCATTCACATTAGCAGACACTTTCATCCAAAAGGAATTAGAATTTACATATTCAGGAGAACTGCAAGGTAATGTTAATATTGATAATGATTATAATATGTTTTTTTAGCCAGTTCTTTCTATCCAAAGTGACAGTGTACTGTCATATATTCAAGTTAACATATATATCCAGTGTACTGTATGTGGCCCATGAGGGAATCATTCAGAGCCACAACTGTGGTGGTGTTGCAACGCCAGTaccatgctccaccaaccagtACCAAGCTCCACCAACCAGTACCACGCTCCACCAACCAGTACCACGCTCCACCAACCAGTACCACGCTCCACCAACCAGTACCACGCTCCACCAACCAGTACCACGCTCCACCAACCAGTACCACGCTCCACCAACCAGTACCACGCTCCACCAACCAGTACCACGCTCCACCAACCAGTACCACGCTCCACCAACCAGTACCACGCTCCACCAACCAGTACCACGCTCCACCAACCAGTaccatgctccaccaaccagtACATAGATGTTCATAGACGACCAGCatggttaaataataataatcacagtagttgtcgagggtgcaacaagtcagcaccccaggagtaaatgtcagttggcttttcatagccaatcattgagagtatctctaccgctcctgctgtctctagagagttgaaaacagcaggtctgggacaggtagcacgtccggtgaacaggtcagggttccatagccgcaggcagaacagttgaaactggagcagcagcacggccagatggactggggaccgcaaggagtcatcatcctcagagagagagagggagagagagagaaagaaaggagagaattggagagagcatacttaaattcacacaggacaccggataagacaggagaaatactccagctataacagactgacccaagccccccgacacataaactactgcagcataaatactggaggctgagacaggaggggtcaggagacactgtggccccatccaatgatacccccggacagggccaaacaggcaggatataaccccacccactagagggatattttcaaccaccaacttaccatcctgagacaaggccgagtatagcccacaaagatctccgccacggcacaatccAAGGGcgggcaccaacccagacaggaagaccacgtcagcgactcaacccactcaagtgacgcacccctcctagggacggcatggaagagcaccagtaagccagagactcagcccctgtaatagtgttagaggcagagaatcccagtggagagagggttaccggccaggcagagacagcaagggcggttcgttgctccagagcctttccgttcaccttcacactcctgggccagactacactcaatcatatgacctactgaagagatgagtcttcagtaaagacttaaaggttgagaccgagtctgcgtctctcacatgggtaggcagaccattctctataggagaaagccctgtctccagctgtttgcttagaaattctagggacaattaggaggcctgtgtcttgtgaccgtagcgtacgtgtaggtatatacggcaggaccaaatcggtaggagcaagcccatgtaatgctttgtaggttagcagtaaaaccttgatatcagcccttgccttaacaggaagccagtgtagagaggctagcactggagtaatatgatcaaattttggggttctagtcaggattctagcagccgtatttagcactaactgaagtttatttagtgctttatccgggtagccggaaagtagagcattgcagtagtctaacctagatgtaacaaaagcatggattcatttttctgcataatttttggactgaaagtttctgatttttgcaatgttacgtagatggaaaaaagctgtccttgaaacagtcttgatatgttcgtcaaaagagagatcagggtccagagtaacgccgaggtccttcacagttttatttgagacgactgtacaaccatcaagattaattgtcagattcaacagaagatctctatttgtttcttgggacctaaaacaagcatctctgtttagtccgagtttaaaagtagaaagtttgcagccatccacttccttatgtctgaaacacaggcttctagggagggcaattttggggcttcaccatgtttcattgatatgtacagctgtgtgtcatccgcatagcagtgaaagttaacattatgttttcgaatgacatccccaagaggtaaaatatatagtgaaaatttgtgaaatatatagtgaaatttacagttgatttgtcagaggacaaaccattcacagagacaaattgacatctttccaacagataagatctaaaccaggccagaacttgtccgtgtagaccaatttgggtttccaatctctccaaaagaatgtggtgatcaatggtatcaaaagcagcactaaggtctaggagcacgaggacagatgcagaacctcggtctgacgccattaaaaagtaatttaccaccttcacaagtgcagtctcagtgctatgatggggtctaaaaccagactgaagcatttcgtatacattgtttgtcttcaggaaggcagtgagttgctgtgcaacagctttttcaaacatgttagagaggaatggaagattcgatataggccgatagttttttatgtTTTCTGGGTCAATGTTTGGtgttttcaagagaggctttattactgccacttttagtgagtttggtacacatccggtggataggtagccgtttattatgttcaacataggaggccaagcacaggaagcagctctttcagtagtttagttggaatagggtccagtatgcagcttgagggTTTAGACGCCattattattttcatcattgtgtcaagagatattgtattaaaacacttgagtgtctctcttgatcctaggtcctggcagagttgtggagactcaggacaactgaactttggaggaatacgcaggtttaaagaggagtccgtaatttgctttctaatgatcatgatcttttcctcaaagaagttcatgaatttattactgctgaagtgaaagccatcctctcttggggaatgctgcttgttagttagctttgcgacagtatcaaaaataagtttaggattgttcttattttcctcaattaagttggaaaaataggatgattgagAAGcggtgagggctcttcgatactgcacggtactgtctttccaagctagtcggaagacttccagtttggtgtggcgccatttccgttccaattttctggaagcttgcttcagagctcgggtattttctgtataccagggagctagtttcttatgacaaatattttacattcttaggggtgcaactgcatctagggtattgcgcaaggttaaattgagttcctcagttaggtggttaactgatttttgtcctctgacatccttgggtaggcagagggagtctggaagggcatcaagggatctttgtgttgtctgagaatttatagcacgacttttgatgctccttggttggggtctgagcagattatttgttgtgattgcaaacgtaataaaatggtggtccgatagtccagggttatgaggaaaaacattaagatccacaacatttattccatgggacaaaactaggtccagagtatgactgtggcagtgagtaggtccagagacatgctggacaaaacccactgagtcgatgattgttccgaaagccttttggagtgggtctgtggacttttccatgtgaatattaaagccaccaaaaattagaatattatctgctatgactacaaggtccgataggaattcagggaactcagtgaggaacgctgtatatggcccaggaggcctgtaaacagtagctataaaaagtgattgggtaagctgcatagatttcatgactagaagctcaaaagacggaaacttattttttttgtaaattgacatttgctatcgtaaatgttagcaacacctccgcctttgcgggatgcatgagggatatggtcactagtgtaaccaggaggtgaggcctcatttaacacagtaaattcatcaggcttaagccatgtttcagtcaggccaatcacatcaagattatgatcagtgattagttcattgactataactgcctttcaagtgagggatctaacattaagttgcCCTATTTTGatatgtgaggtatcacgatctctttcaatattggcaggaatggaggaggtctttattccagtgagattgctaaagtgaacaccgccatgtttagttttgcccaacataggtcgaggcacagacacggtctcaatggggatagagccctgtctatgttcgtagataagatgagagcacccctccagctaggatggagtccatcactcctcaacaggcttggtcctgtttgtgggtgagtcccagaaagagggccaattatctacaaattctatcttttgggaggggcagaaaacagttttcaaccagtgattgagttgtgagactctgctgtagagctcatcactccccctaactgggagggggcccgagacaattactcgatgccgacacatctttctagctgatttacacgctcaTTTACACGCTCCACCAACCAGTaccatgctccaccaaccagtACCACGCTCAACCAACCAGTACCATGCTCAATCAACCAGTACCATGCTCATTAAACCAGTaccatgctccaccaaccagtACCACGCTCAACCAACCAGTACCATGCTCAATCAACCAGTACCACGctccaccaaccaaccaactgaGCCATTGAGGTGCAGGGTGCTGAGGCGGACACACAGCGTCACCCCCTTTTCCCGTGTACTAATCCCCTAATTAGCGTCTGTGGACGAGCGGAGTGGCGCTCCGGGGAATGGGGAAATAGGGAGGCTCTCACTGCAGAGTTTTCTCTACAAGcagttattattattaattgCATAGCAATAGCACCAAAAATACACTGACTAGACACAAGGGAGTGTGATGAAATGTTACGCTCTGCTTTTTGTGTTTGTCATCGTgctgggttggtgtgtgtgtgtgtgtgtgttttttgggtCAGCAGGACTAATGTTAATTCGCAGCGACTTCACCCCTGAATAAAAAACACATGTTTAATCACCCTGAGGAAAATCTATCAGGTTGATTAACTAGAAGAATAGATGAATAAAGAAAACCTTTAACTctccatttgcttttctttctAGATGATGATCATTATGGGTATCATTGGAGTTCTTGTGGTCGGAGTCCTTTTCTGTAAGTACCATTATTCACTTTCCCCTATTACCATTCATTGATACCCACTCGCATGTAGCCAGTTAGAGGCTTTCTTCACGTCTTTTGAACTTCATTTAGAAATTTCTTGGCATATGAATTATTGTGCAGATGACTAAATTAATTTCCATACTTCTGTATTGCATTAGCAGATACTCACACTGCTCTCAGGGAAGGTCTGCCAGTTTTGACTAGCAGAAGTTACTTTTCGTAGCGGTTTAGGAgaattaacatggcaggttagcaTA of Salvelinus alpinus chromosome 4, SLU_Salpinus.1, whole genome shotgun sequence contains these proteins:
- the vamp1b gene encoding vesicle-associated membrane protein 1, with translation MSAPDAAPPAGPPGAPGAPGADGAPGGGPPPPPPNTSSNRRLQQTQAQVEEVVDIMRVNVDKVLERDQKLSELDDRADALQAGASQFESCAAKLKSKYWWKNAKMMIIMGIIGVLVVGVLFLYFFY